In a single window of the Acetivibrio clariflavus DSM 19732 genome:
- the queG gene encoding tRNA epoxyqueuosine(34) reductase QueG, whose protein sequence is MKKQLIEFCRSIGIEYVGIVSSEKYNDLKDFLEIRLEKGFSNIFEKGSIEKAIDPKLALEDAESVIVCLFPYYCGNAEDANLSKYAYGLDYHKIIQNKLDAIGIYLKENILGFEYKVFADNGPLNERYLAYKAGLGFLGINGHFITDRYGSYVFIGYIINNYPFETDKPQNRTCYKCFSCVEKCPGQCIMGDFTINPLMCRSYITQKKGELSEKEIEILKKHTLIWGCDVCQDVCPHNKKIQETKLKEFRQNLKYKLEYEELKQISNKEFLRRYRDRAFSWRGKEVLMRNYKLINGLPADD, encoded by the coding sequence ATGAAGAAACAATTAATTGAATTTTGCAGGTCAATAGGCATTGAATATGTAGGTATTGTATCATCCGAAAAGTATAACGATTTGAAAGACTTTTTGGAAATCAGATTGGAAAAGGGATTCTCAAACATTTTCGAAAAAGGAAGTATAGAGAAGGCAATTGACCCGAAATTGGCTTTAGAGGATGCAGAATCGGTAATAGTTTGTCTGTTTCCATATTATTGCGGTAATGCTGAAGATGCCAATTTGTCCAAATATGCCTATGGCTTGGATTATCATAAGATAATCCAAAATAAGCTGGATGCAATAGGGATATATCTAAAAGAAAACATTTTAGGCTTTGAATATAAAGTTTTTGCTGATAACGGTCCCCTTAATGAGCGATATTTGGCCTATAAAGCCGGTTTGGGTTTTTTGGGTATAAACGGACACTTTATAACCGACCGTTATGGTTCTTATGTTTTTATCGGATACATTATAAATAATTATCCTTTTGAGACTGACAAACCGCAAAACCGTACTTGTTACAAGTGCTTCAGTTGTGTGGAGAAATGTCCCGGGCAATGTATTATGGGAGACTTTACAATAAACCCTTTGATGTGCAGGTCTTATATAACTCAAAAAAAAGGCGAACTTTCTGAAAAAGAAATTGAAATTTTGAAGAAACACACTTTGATATGGGGATGTGATGTTTGTCAGGATGTTTGTCCACACAATAAAAAGATTCAAGAGACAAAACTTAAAGAATTCAGGCAAAATCTAAAGTACAAGTTGGAATATGAAGAACTAAAACAAATTTCCAATAAAGAGTTTCTGAGAAGATACCGGGACAGGGCTTTTAGTTGGAGAGGCAAGGAAGTTTTAATGAGAAATTATAAGCTAATAAATGGGTTGCCGGCAGATGATTAG
- a CDS encoding dockerin type I domain-containing protein yields the protein MFLKKVFKKGLCFVLSSIIVLGMASANLTVSLAGEKYFRSLPNDYLNVSSRQGSIERLSYRAGFDTKYVNVYLPYGYNQNDTSKKYNVLYLMHGGGEDENLLFGGPGQNRDLKKILDNMIARGDIEPLIVVTPTFYKGKNSEATFYEELLDSVIPLVETKYNTYLKSNSRQDMKASREHRAFGGFSMGSVCTWYTFINCLDYIKYYIPLSGDCWVMGSMGGSSRPRETAEYLANVVRRSGYKVPHDFKIFCATGNQDIAYSNMNPMIQAMKNITDVFIYSEDPINGNFYFMVCNGGTHEWRYINQYIYNILPDLFKDTKNEPTIKKGDVDGDGNITSIDLAYYKKYLLGQINDFPVENDMQVADLDGNGAIDSIDLAYLKSYLLGMITKFPASN from the coding sequence ATGTTTTTGAAAAAAGTTTTTAAGAAAGGATTATGTTTTGTTTTGTCGAGCATCATAGTGCTTGGTATGGCCAGTGCCAATCTCACAGTATCTTTAGCTGGTGAGAAATACTTCAGATCGCTTCCTAATGATTACCTGAATGTCAGCTCAAGGCAAGGCTCTATCGAAAGACTGAGTTACAGAGCCGGTTTCGACACTAAATATGTAAACGTTTATCTTCCGTATGGATACAATCAGAATGATACCAGCAAAAAGTACAACGTTTTATATTTGATGCATGGCGGCGGCGAAGATGAGAATTTATTATTCGGTGGCCCGGGTCAGAACAGGGATTTGAAGAAAATACTCGATAATATGATTGCAAGAGGAGATATTGAACCTCTCATAGTTGTTACACCTACCTTTTACAAGGGTAAAAATAGTGAGGCTACTTTCTATGAGGAATTGTTAGATTCAGTTATTCCGTTGGTTGAGACAAAATATAATACATATTTGAAGTCAAACAGTAGACAAGATATGAAAGCTTCGAGAGAGCACAGGGCATTTGGCGGATTCTCAATGGGTTCGGTATGTACCTGGTACACATTTATTAACTGTCTTGACTACATTAAATATTATATTCCGTTAAGCGGTGACTGTTGGGTAATGGGTTCTATGGGCGGAAGTTCCAGACCTAGAGAAACAGCAGAGTACCTGGCAAATGTTGTAAGAAGATCCGGTTATAAAGTTCCACATGACTTTAAGATTTTCTGTGCAACAGGAAATCAAGATATTGCATATTCCAATATGAACCCTATGATACAAGCAATGAAAAACATAACCGATGTCTTTATTTATTCTGAAGATCCAATAAACGGAAACTTCTACTTTATGGTATGCAACGGTGGAACCCATGAATGGAGATATATTAATCAGTACATCTATAACATATTGCCGGATTTGTTTAAAGATACAAAGAACGAACCTACAATTAAAAAAGGAGATGTTGATGGAGACGGAAATATAACTTCAATTGACCTGGCATATTATAAAAAATATCTTCTTGGACAGATTAATGACTTCCCTGTTGAAAATGATATGCAAGTTGCTGATTTGGACGGAAACGGCGCTATAGATTCCATTGACCTGGCATATTTAAAATCATATCTGCTTGGTATGATAACTAAGTTCCCGGCTTCAAATTAG
- a CDS encoding beta-propeller domain-containing protein has protein sequence MKGISKLLSLLTFLLIAVTPIYSIVISEEIPAAQKSLEERLKDSVVLYVGSSQALVNNKEIQVDSSNPKVKPFIKESRTLVPVRFISEAMGAEVGWYASSSTVTIALGNRELKLVIGNKTMFVGKEKVPLEVAPEIVEGRTFLPLRSIAEALDKKVFYDRGLIVISENESIFDITSEKAMIDEVIAKVNNLPVVGSSEELEELIKNSRANDYGLYYKVDEMFKATVSQSNTKFRGSSESDAAANNAIAYDIGSGSQQTDYSTTNIQVQGVDEADVVKTDGQYIYQVNNGRIIVAKAYPADKMNIMDIVDFSDDNFTPQEIYLYRDLLVAIGSSYERTSDRKVIESQAENKLRIKAYLRRNSVKAIVCDISDKTNIKKIREVEIEGNYVSSRMIGSVLYMVSNNYQNIYYTYDGDMEIQTPFYRDSNVGEEYIKVDCKEIRYFPDSVEANYMLVAAFDIKDDEKANIQTYLGSGENIYVSKDNLYVAVTNYDYEAASRNRIMDSPVGKISVIPVYKDNRMTEVYKFSLNGSKMTYLGKGSVPGVILNQFSMDEHNGYFRMATTTNSLGFNGNVSCNNLYILDDTMNICGKIEDIAKGEEIYSVRFMGDRGYMVTFKTVDPLFVIDLKDPTKPEILGALKIPGYSDYLHPYDENHIIGFGKDTIEVSGGAFYMGMKIALFDVSDVNNPIQKFSEVIGDRGTDSELLQNHKALLFSKEKNLLAFPVTVAEIKDKNNAINEWGVPQYGEFVFQGAYVYNIDLDKGFTLKGKITHISDEEYIKSGIYDFYSPKTIERIIYINDTLYTLSKGMYKANRLSDLSEIGTLKIPQN, from the coding sequence ATGAAAGGAATTTCAAAGCTTCTTAGTCTTTTGACTTTTTTGCTGATTGCTGTTACCCCTATATACAGTATTGTGATATCTGAGGAGATACCTGCTGCTCAAAAGAGCCTGGAAGAAAGATTGAAAGATTCTGTAGTACTATATGTGGGAAGTTCACAAGCACTGGTTAATAATAAAGAAATTCAAGTTGATTCTTCAAATCCCAAAGTAAAGCCCTTTATAAAGGAATCAAGGACTTTAGTTCCGGTCAGGTTTATATCGGAAGCTATGGGAGCTGAAGTGGGATGGTATGCGTCATCGTCAACCGTTACAATAGCTCTTGGAAATAGAGAGTTAAAATTGGTTATTGGCAATAAAACCATGTTTGTGGGTAAGGAAAAAGTTCCATTGGAAGTAGCACCTGAAATTGTGGAGGGAAGAACTTTTCTACCCTTAAGAAGCATTGCCGAAGCATTGGACAAAAAGGTTTTTTATGACAGGGGACTGATTGTAATAAGCGAAAATGAATCCATATTCGATATTACTTCTGAAAAGGCAATGATTGATGAAGTAATTGCAAAGGTTAACAATCTGCCTGTTGTAGGTTCTTCGGAGGAGTTGGAAGAGTTAATAAAAAATTCAAGGGCAAATGATTATGGCTTGTACTATAAGGTTGATGAAATGTTTAAAGCCACTGTGAGTCAGAGTAATACGAAGTTCCGAGGTTCTTCCGAGTCGGATGCAGCTGCCAATAATGCTATAGCTTATGATATTGGCAGCGGAAGCCAACAGACCGATTATTCCACTACAAATATACAGGTGCAGGGGGTTGATGAAGCTGATGTGGTAAAGACTGACGGACAATATATTTACCAGGTGAATAATGGCCGTATAATTGTGGCAAAAGCTTATCCTGCCGATAAGATGAATATAATGGATATAGTTGATTTTTCGGATGATAATTTCACACCGCAAGAAATATATTTGTACAGGGATTTACTTGTTGCAATAGGCAGCTCTTATGAAAGGACGAGCGATAGGAAAGTGATAGAATCTCAAGCGGAAAATAAGTTGCGTATAAAAGCATATTTGAGAAGAAACAGTGTCAAGGCTATTGTATGTGATATAAGCGATAAAACGAACATTAAGAAAATAAGAGAGGTGGAAATTGAAGGTAATTATGTATCTTCAAGAATGATTGGTTCGGTACTTTATATGGTATCTAACAATTACCAGAATATCTATTATACCTATGATGGTGATATGGAAATTCAGACACCTTTTTATAGAGACAGCAATGTGGGTGAAGAGTACATAAAAGTTGATTGTAAGGAAATAAGATATTTCCCTGATTCGGTTGAGGCAAATTATATGCTTGTTGCCGCCTTTGACATAAAGGATGATGAAAAGGCAAATATTCAGACTTATCTTGGTTCAGGAGAGAATATTTATGTATCAAAAGACAATTTGTATGTGGCAGTAACAAATTACGACTATGAAGCAGCTTCGCGCAATAGAATTATGGATTCTCCGGTGGGGAAAATATCTGTTATTCCTGTATATAAAGACAATAGAATGACTGAAGTGTACAAATTTTCTCTTAACGGCAGCAAAATGACTTATTTAGGCAAGGGTTCGGTTCCCGGGGTGATTTTAAACCAATTTTCAATGGATGAACACAATGGATACTTCCGGATGGCTACTACAACAAATTCTTTGGGATTTAACGGGAATGTTTCCTGCAACAATTTGTATATCTTGGATGATACAATGAATATATGCGGAAAAATTGAAGACATTGCCAAAGGTGAAGAGATTTATTCGGTAAGATTTATGGGTGACCGCGGATACATGGTTACCTTTAAGACGGTGGACCCTTTGTTTGTAATTGACTTGAAAGATCCAACCAAGCCCGAAATTTTAGGGGCTCTCAAAATACCGGGATACAGCGATTACCTACATCCTTATGATGAAAACCACATTATAGGTTTTGGCAAAGATACAATAGAGGTCTCGGGAGGTGCTTTTTACATGGGAATGAAGATTGCACTGTTTGATGTTTCCGATGTAAACAATCCTATTCAAAAATTCTCAGAGGTTATCGGAGACAGAGGAACTGACTCTGAACTGCTCCAAAATCATAAAGCACTGCTGTTTTCAAAAGAGAAAAATCTTTTGGCTTTTCCTGTGACAGTGGCAGAAATCAAAGATAAAAATAATGCAATAAACGAATGGGGAGTGCCGCAATATGGCGAATTTGTATTCCAGGGTGCTTATGTTTACAACATTGATCTTGATAAAGGATTTACTTTAAAGGGAAAGATTACACATATATCTGATGAAGAATACATAAAATCCGGCATTTATGATTTTTATTCGCCTAAAACTATTGAGAGAATTATTTATATTAATGATACTCTATACACTTTGTCAAAAGGCATGTATAAAGCAAACAGACTCAGTGACTTAAGCGAGATCGGTACATTGAAGATACCTCAAAATTAA
- a CDS encoding type III pantothenate kinase, producing MIVVMDVGNTNIVFGVYDGRKLLNHWRMTTDREKTSDEFGMFLMNIFSFEKIDVSNIEAVVIASVVPPIMYSLEHAIRKYFKLEPVIVGPGIKTGINIKYENPREVGADRIVNAVAALEIYKPPFIIVDFGTATTFCAVSSNGEYLGGAICPGIKISAEALFQRAAKLPRIDLVKPDNVIGRNTVSSMQSGIVYGYVGTVDYIVKKMKKEMKEDNIKVIATGGLARLIASESETIDEINGFLALEGLRIIYEKNRQ from the coding sequence ATGATTGTTGTTATGGATGTGGGAAATACAAATATAGTTTTTGGTGTATATGACGGCAGAAAGCTTTTGAATCATTGGAGGATGACTACTGACAGGGAAAAGACATCGGATGAATTCGGAATGTTTTTAATGAATATTTTCAGCTTTGAAAAAATTGATGTGTCCAATATTGAAGCTGTAGTAATAGCGTCTGTTGTTCCTCCTATCATGTATTCTTTAGAACATGCCATTAGAAAATATTTTAAGTTAGAACCAGTGATAGTAGGTCCGGGGATAAAGACCGGTATAAATATCAAGTATGAAAATCCGAGGGAAGTTGGTGCAGACCGTATAGTTAATGCTGTTGCTGCCCTTGAGATATATAAGCCGCCGTTTATAATAGTTGATTTTGGTACGGCAACAACTTTTTGTGCAGTGTCATCCAACGGTGAATATTTAGGCGGTGCAATATGTCCAGGTATTAAGATTTCTGCAGAGGCTCTGTTTCAAAGAGCAGCAAAACTTCCACGAATTGACCTTGTAAAACCGGACAATGTAATCGGGCGCAACACTGTCTCAAGTATGCAGTCAGGTATAGTTTACGGTTATGTAGGTACTGTGGATTATATTGTGAAAAAAATGAAAAAAGAAATGAAGGAAGATAACATAAAAGTTATTGCTACCGGCGGACTTGCAAGATTGATTGCCAGTGAATCGGAAACAATAGACGAAATTAATGGATTTCTTGCCCTTGAAGGACTTAGAATTATTTATGAGAAAAACAGACAGTAG
- a CDS encoding amidohydrolase family protein — MIIDFHVHCFNDELAAKAVPQLAKCANIPARLDGTILSLKESMKKAGVDKSVVLSIATKPSQTEKINNWTALIQDDSIIGFGSIHPENENWKEELLRLKENGIKGIKLHPDYQKFFVDDKKMYPIYEVAIELGLIIIFHAGVDIGLPEPYHATPERLRRVIDDFPGGKFVAAHMGGFSYWDEVEKYLVGTEIYFDTSYSVRFMNEQQVRRIINNHGYKKILFATDSPWGDQSEEVQKIREFSFGYEIESAILGLNARELLGI; from the coding sequence ATGATTATAGATTTCCATGTGCACTGTTTCAATGATGAACTTGCTGCCAAAGCGGTGCCTCAGTTGGCGAAATGTGCAAATATACCGGCGAGGCTTGACGGAACCATACTAAGTCTAAAAGAATCTATGAAAAAGGCCGGCGTGGATAAATCGGTAGTTCTTTCCATTGCAACAAAACCTTCACAGACAGAAAAAATAAATAACTGGACTGCACTTATACAGGATGACAGTATTATAGGTTTCGGAAGCATTCATCCTGAAAACGAGAATTGGAAGGAAGAGCTATTAAGATTAAAAGAGAACGGAATAAAAGGGATAAAGCTTCATCCCGATTACCAAAAATTTTTTGTTGATGATAAAAAAATGTATCCGATATATGAGGTGGCCATAGAACTGGGGTTGATAATTATATTTCATGCAGGAGTAGACATCGGGCTTCCTGAGCCTTACCATGCAACTCCCGAAAGATTGAGACGAGTCATTGATGACTTTCCTGGGGGAAAGTTTGTAGCAGCGCATATGGGTGGCTTCTCATACTGGGATGAGGTAGAAAAATATCTTGTCGGTACAGAAATTTATTTTGATACATCCTATAGCGTGAGATTTATGAATGAACAGCAGGTACGGAGAATTATAAATAACCATGGTTATAAGAAGATACTTTTTGCCACCGATTCGCCTTGGGGAGATCAAAGTGAAGAAGTGCAAAAGATTCGGGAATTTTCCTTTGGTTATGAAATTGAAAGTGCCATTTTAGGATTAAATGCAAGGGAGTTGTTGGGAATATGA
- a CDS encoding biotin--[acetyl-CoA-carboxylase] ligase, producing the protein MKREVLLYLKNNPHEYVSGEQLSTLFGVSRTAIWKVINELKREGYIIESSSKKGYRLSPDSDVLNSFEISEELKTKVLGRNIIYFDQIDSTNNYAKRIALEGCEEGTLIVADCQTSGRGRLGRDWNSANKKGIWMSLVLRPDIPFEEVQMLTLAASVAVVQALYEVAEIKAGIKWPNDIIINGKKVCGILVEMNMEIESINFLVLGIGVNVNQQKEDFSEELSDKATSLKMHLEELGIQKILKRTQLIAAILLKFEAIYDKVKCGDFGYIISEWKKHSVTLGREVSIIYKDRQYRGIAQDITKDGKLIVKCEDGTVKEVFSGEVSVRGLLGYC; encoded by the coding sequence GTGAAGAGAGAAGTTTTATTATATCTTAAAAATAACCCTCATGAATATGTTTCGGGTGAACAGCTAAGTACTCTTTTTGGAGTATCGCGGACAGCGATATGGAAAGTCATTAATGAGTTAAAACGTGAGGGCTACATTATTGAATCGTCCTCAAAAAAAGGCTACAGACTTAGTCCCGATTCTGATGTCCTTAATTCTTTTGAAATAAGTGAAGAGCTTAAAACAAAGGTTTTAGGGAGAAATATAATATATTTTGACCAAATTGATTCAACCAATAATTATGCAAAAAGAATAGCCTTAGAAGGCTGTGAAGAAGGTACGTTGATTGTAGCCGATTGTCAGACCAGCGGACGTGGAAGATTAGGCAGAGATTGGAATTCCGCAAACAAAAAAGGTATTTGGATGTCGCTGGTGCTGCGTCCTGATATTCCGTTTGAAGAAGTACAGATGCTTACCTTGGCAGCATCGGTGGCTGTTGTGCAGGCACTTTACGAGGTGGCTGAAATTAAAGCTGGAATAAAATGGCCGAATGATATAATAATAAATGGTAAGAAAGTCTGCGGAATATTGGTTGAAATGAATATGGAGATAGAGAGTATCAACTTTTTGGTTTTGGGTATAGGAGTGAATGTGAACCAACAGAAAGAAGATTTTTCTGAGGAACTGTCAGATAAAGCCACTTCGTTGAAAATGCATTTAGAAGAATTGGGAATTCAAAAAATTTTAAAAAGAACCCAACTAATTGCAGCTATCCTATTAAAGTTTGAAGCAATATATGATAAAGTAAAATGTGGAGATTTTGGATATATTATTTCTGAATGGAAAAAGCATTCGGTTACTTTGGGAAGAGAAGTGAGCATAATTTACAAGGACCGGCAATATAGAGGTATTGCGCAGGATATAACCAAAGACGGCAAATTGATAGTAAAATGTGAGGATGGCACAGTAAAAGAAGTATTTTCCGGGGAGGTCTCGGTAAGAGGCCTTTTAGGATATTGCTAG
- the folK gene encoding 2-amino-4-hydroxy-6-hydroxymethyldihydropteridine diphosphokinase yields the protein MHKVFLSLGSNLGDREKYLFEAVDEISKIPDVSIIKVSNIYETEPVGYLEQGKFLNMALKLHTELEPLKLLEHLQKVENMLKRTREIHWGPRTIDIDILMMDDLRIDLEELIIPHPRMFERAFVLIPLMELIEREDSFIDKIKNFINNCTDKNGVIFYKKAEEIFCGLLPTCFF from the coding sequence ATGCATAAAGTATTTTTGTCATTGGGATCGAATTTGGGAGACCGGGAAAAATATTTGTTTGAAGCAGTTGACGAAATTAGTAAGATTCCGGACGTGAGTATTATTAAGGTTTCAAATATATATGAAACAGAACCGGTAGGATATTTAGAACAGGGAAAATTTCTCAATATGGCTTTAAAACTCCATACTGAATTGGAACCGCTTAAGCTGTTGGAACATCTTCAAAAGGTGGAAAATATGCTTAAGAGGACAAGAGAAATACATTGGGGGCCTAGAACAATTGATATTGACATACTTATGATGGATGATTTGAGAATTGACCTTGAGGAACTGATAATACCCCATCCCAGGATGTTTGAAAGAGCTTTTGTGCTGATCCCGCTTATGGAATTAATTGAGAGAGAAGACAGTTTCATAGACAAAATAAAAAATTTTATAAACAATTGTACTGACAAGAATGGAGTTATATTTTACAAGAAGGCTGAAGAAATATTTTGCGGTTTGCTGCCGACTTGTTTTTTTTAA
- the folB gene encoding dihydroneopterin aldolase → MDKILLKDIKLYGYHGVLEKEREIGQYFYIDIEIFLDLEPAGITDDLGNTVDYSVVYDIIKDINNKNKFRLIESFAQKISEELMSNFDKIKTVVVKIRKPDAPIDGDFGWVGVEIKRSRENA, encoded by the coding sequence GTGGACAAGATATTGTTAAAAGATATTAAGCTTTACGGATATCATGGTGTATTGGAAAAAGAGCGGGAAATAGGGCAATATTTCTATATCGATATTGAGATATTTCTCGATTTGGAACCGGCAGGTATTACTGATGATTTGGGAAATACTGTGGACTATTCAGTAGTTTATGATATTATAAAAGATATAAATAACAAGAATAAGTTTCGTCTTATTGAGAGCTTTGCCCAAAAAATTTCCGAGGAACTAATGTCAAACTTTGATAAAATAAAAACTGTTGTTGTTAAGATTAGAAAACCGGATGCACCTATTGACGGAGATTTTGGCTGGGTAGGTGTTGAAATAAAGAGGTCAAGAGAGAATGCATAA
- the folP gene encoding dihydropteroate synthase, producing MINARLLFIENMSTAKEEIRKIGVDAVSIPWLSNKALFITMKIENVSTFAANIIKQEMLGKGGDVAVNRGVANFSISTSDILIMGTYSQYNKLIYKLEMQPGILKEIGEEIKRVLTGLDVGKPEYFECGKYKLPIGEKTYIMGILNVTPDSFYDGGKYNNIESAVKRAREMIENGADIIDVGGESTRPGHQPVEATEEINRVMPVIEVLAKEFNVPISVDTSKAIVAEKALKAGAHIVNDVWGLQKDAGMAEVVAKYGAGVVMMHNSDNCEYSDLMGDIIKFLRKSIEIAEKAGIRKENMVIDPGIGFGKNLDQNLEVMRRLKELSTLNLPVLLGTSRKSMIGNVLDLPVEERLEGTAATVTLGIAKGADFVRVHDVKEMARVVRMTDAMVRV from the coding sequence ATGATAAACGCAAGATTATTGTTTATTGAAAATATGAGTACAGCCAAGGAAGAAATCCGCAAGATAGGTGTAGATGCGGTATCGATACCATGGCTTTCAAATAAGGCGTTGTTTATTACAATGAAAATTGAAAATGTCAGCACTTTTGCTGCTAATATCATTAAGCAGGAAATGCTGGGTAAAGGCGGAGATGTTGCAGTAAACAGGGGTGTAGCTAATTTTAGCATCTCAACTTCTGATATACTTATTATGGGAACATATTCGCAATATAACAAACTTATTTACAAGCTGGAAATGCAGCCGGGAATTCTTAAGGAGATCGGCGAGGAAATAAAAAGAGTCCTGACGGGATTGGACGTTGGAAAGCCTGAATATTTCGAATGTGGTAAATACAAACTTCCTATAGGTGAAAAGACTTATATAATGGGAATTCTGAATGTAACTCCCGATTCTTTTTATGACGGCGGAAAATACAATAATATCGAAAGTGCCGTTAAAAGGGCGAGGGAGATGATAGAGAACGGTGCGGATATTATTGATGTGGGCGGTGAGTCCACAAGACCCGGGCACCAGCCGGTAGAGGCCACAGAGGAAATAAACAGGGTAATGCCGGTAATAGAAGTATTGGCAAAAGAATTCAATGTCCCAATTTCGGTAGATACATCTAAAGCAATTGTCGCAGAAAAGGCCCTGAAAGCAGGAGCCCATATAGTTAATGATGTCTGGGGGCTGCAAAAAGATGCAGGAATGGCTGAAGTTGTTGCAAAATACGGTGCCGGAGTTGTAATGATGCATAATAGTGATAATTGTGAGTACAGTGACCTTATGGGGGATATTATAAAGTTTCTGAGAAAAAGTATTGAGATAGCCGAAAAAGCAGGTATTAGAAAAGAAAATATGGTGATTGACCCCGGTATAGGCTTTGGTAAGAATTTAGATCAGAACCTTGAAGTGATGAGAAGGCTTAAAGAACTTTCAACCCTTAATCTTCCAGTGTTATTAGGTACATCGAGAAAGTCTATGATAGGTAATGTTTTAGATCTTCCTGTGGAGGAAAGGCTTGAGGGGACTGCAGCAACTGTGACTCTTGGAATAGCTAAAGGTGCTGATTTTGTAAGAGTGCACGATGTGAAGGAAATGGCTCGGGTTGTAAGAATGACCGATGCTATGGTTCGAGTATAG
- a CDS encoding metallophosphoesterase family protein — protein MNTVTIGVLSDTHIPSRGKAIPDIVLEAFRGVDMIIHAGDLIKDYVIYELEEIAEVYAVAGNNDDFIMQSKLGMKKILDVSGVKIGITHGHIGYGGNALKNSINLFKDDSVNCVVFGHSHAPYNEEIEGVLFFNPGSPTDKRWQPYYSYGILKIEDKRVSGQIIYF, from the coding sequence TTGAATACTGTTACTATTGGAGTTCTATCCGATACCCATATCCCCAGCAGAGGCAAAGCAATACCCGATATTGTTTTGGAGGCATTTAGGGGTGTGGATATGATTATTCATGCCGGAGATCTTATAAAAGATTATGTAATATATGAGCTTGAGGAGATTGCGGAAGTTTATGCTGTGGCAGGGAATAATGACGATTTTATTATGCAGAGCAAACTTGGCATGAAAAAGATATTGGATGTTAGTGGTGTAAAGATTGGAATTACCCATGGTCATATCGGGTATGGCGGCAATGCACTCAAAAATTCGATCAATTTATTTAAAGACGATTCAGTAAATTGTGTTGTTTTTGGGCATAGTCATGCACCGTATAATGAAGAAATTGAAGGTGTCCTGTTTTTTAATCCCGGTTCTCCAACAGATAAAAGGTGGCAGCCGTATTATTCCTATGGAATACTTAAGATAGAAGACAAAAGAGTGTCGGGACAGATAATATATTTTTAG
- a CDS encoding zinc ribbon domain-containing protein: MSFFEKLTSAGRDMAKKTKELADITKLNMQISSEEDKIKNNYIEIGKLYYELFSSNPDEKFAEFCSAITESRNKIEALKDQILEIKCVKKCCHCGAEITKSAVFCSACGKKVENDENITSANTEASGETDKNTEFSQNDKNFEAVENNNLSENTNEPQKAESTPRMCPSCNNAVPSDAKFCNNCGIKLE, from the coding sequence GTGTCTTTTTTTGAAAAATTGACTAGTGCAGGAAGGGATATGGCAAAAAAGACCAAAGAATTGGCTGATATCACAAAACTTAACATGCAGATAAGCAGTGAGGAGGACAAAATTAAGAACAATTATATAGAAATAGGCAAATTATATTATGAGCTATTTTCATCCAACCCGGATGAGAAATTTGCAGAGTTTTGTTCTGCCATAACCGAGTCAAGAAATAAAATCGAAGCTTTGAAAGACCAAATACTTGAGATTAAATGTGTAAAGAAATGTTGCCATTGTGGTGCAGAAATAACTAAATCGGCTGTATTTTGCAGTGCATGTGGCAAAAAGGTGGAAAATGATGAAAATATAACTTCCGCTAATACCGAAGCAAGCGGCGAAACCGACAAAAACACTGAATTCAGCCAAAATGATAAAAATTTCGAAGCTGTTGAAAATAATAATCTATCCGAGAATACAAACGAACCGCAAAAAGCCGAGTCCACACCCAGAATGTGTCCTTCATGCAATAATGCCGTTCCCAGTGATGCAAAGTTTTGTAATAATTGCGGAATCAAATTAGAGTAA